A genomic region of Oncorhynchus mykiss isolate Arlee chromosome 16, USDA_OmykA_1.1, whole genome shotgun sequence contains the following coding sequences:
- the LOC110491817 gene encoding uncharacterized protein LOC110491817, whose protein sequence is MYKTKARPYQKDVSLLLDLEFQARRAFIDSDATKEQDRPTKILQAYPCFRELDHVMDELRRNLDRGNSRFVPELKTLWGTFYNKAQFYGVLKKVMKPPLLDKVKLSIALMRLYQTCSHHLRLRRRSYILESAEDPNTFLQARPLFSPVVIVCKTNCNLGTMPVVTFPKENIYASVTYLMACYYAFHLTYPKCIATLLSVL, encoded by the exons ATGTACAAAACCAAGGCCAGACCATACCAGAAGGATGTTTCCCTGCTCCTGGACCTTGAATTCCAAGCAAGACGGGCCTTCATCGACTCTGATGCTACTAAGGAACAGGACAGGCCTACCAAAATACTTCAAGCGTATCCCTGCTTCAGAGAACTGGATCAT gttatGGATGAGCTCCGGCGGAACCTCGATCGAGGGAACTCCCGCTTCGTACCTGAACTGAAGACCCTCTGGGGGACCTTTTACAACAAGGCACAGTTTTATGGAGTGCTCAAAAAGGTCATGAAGCCACCGCTGCTGGACAAAG TGAAGCTCTCAATTGCCTTGATGAGGCTTTACCAGACATGTTCCCATCACCTGAGGCTCCGACGAAGAAGTTACATCCTTGAG TCTGCAGAAGACCCCAACACCTTTCTTCAGGCAAGACCACTCTTCAGCCCTGTCGTGATTGTCTGCAAAACCAACTGCAATCTTGGAACCATGCCTGTGGTGACCTTCCCAAAAGAGAACATCTATGCCAGCGTGACGTATCTCATGGCGTGTTATTACGCCTTTCACCTCACATATCCTAAGTGCATTGCGACACTCCTCTCTGTGCTGTAG